The following proteins are encoded in a genomic region of Dioscorea cayenensis subsp. rotundata cultivar TDr96_F1 chromosome 8, TDr96_F1_v2_PseudoChromosome.rev07_lg8_w22 25.fasta, whole genome shotgun sequence:
- the LOC120267593 gene encoding AAA-ATPase At5g57480-like, translating to MKELWTSMGFLMGIFALAQSILHSFLPPEFRLSPDKLSRRLFRYFSSYCYYDITELDGVSPNELYNAVQLYLSNTASVSATRVSLTRPPNSSTFTFNLSNNDYLHDTFNGAAVSWEHHVTQRQSQSFSWRPVSDEKRGFTLKINKKDKPFIIPAYFNYIMDSAAELRRKNKDRLLYTNSRGGGSIDSGGRGWESVPFKHPSTFETLAMDPALKDEIIADLREFSEGKAFYERTGRAWKRGYLLHGPPGTGKSSMIAAMANHLGYDIYDLELTEVQTNSNLRKLLMKTTSKSIIVIEDIDCSLELTNRSSGEKKEKPPAQKPLPSGAAESGEEAQVRSVTLSGLLNFTDGLWSCCGSERIFVFTTNHAERLDPALLRSGRMDMHIFMGYCSFPALKILVKNYLGEREEEEEEEERVWMELEEVIVKVEITPADVSEVLIKNRRRGRRVALEELVKVVKGRVEERKVVDGGEEVVEEEKRALESPKDDGDGGTEMNVDDDAKEGKELTV from the coding sequence ATGAAGGAGTTGTGGACTTCTATGGGCTTTCTAATGGGCATCTTCGCCTTAGCCCAGAGCATCCTCCACTCCTTCCTCCCTCCCGAGTTCCGTTTGTCCCCGGACAAGCTCTCCCGTCGCCTCTTCCGCTACTTCTCCTCCTACTGCTACTACGATATCACCGAGCTCGACGGCGTCAGCCCCAACGAGCTCTACAACGCCGTCCAGCTTTATCTCAGCAACACCGCCTCTGTCTCCGCCACCCGTGTCTCCCTCACCCGTCCTCCCAACTCCTCCACCTTCACTTTCAACCTCTCCAACAACGACTACCTTCATGATACCTTCAATGGCGCCGCTGTCTCTTGGGAACACCATGTCACCCAACGCCAGTCCCAGAGCTTTTCCTGGCGCCCCGTCTCCGACGAGAAACGCGGCTTCACTctcaaaatcaacaagaaagacAAGCCCTTTATTATACCCGCTTACTTCAACTACATCATGGACAGCGCCGCCGAGCTCCGCCGTAAAAACAAAGACCGTCTTCTCTACACCAACTCGCGCGGCGGTGGTTCGATTGATTCAGGTGGCCGGGGTTGGGAGTCAGTCCCGTTCAAACACCCCAGCACGTTTGAGACTCTCGCCATGGACCCTGCTTTGAAGGATGAAATCATTGCCGACTTGCGCGAGTTCTCAGAGGGTAAAGCCTTCTATGAGAGAACTGGGCGCGCATGGAAGCGTGGGTACTTGCTTCACGGCCCGCCCGGCACCGGCAAGTCGAGCATGATCGCCGCCATGGCCAACCATCTCGGATACGACATCTACGACCTTGAGCTCACCGAAGTACAGACCAACTCCAACCTCCGTAAGCTCCTCATGAAGACCACCTCCAAATCCATCATTGTTATTGAAGACATTGATTGTTCTCTTGAGCTCACGAACAGAAGTTCtggggagaagaaggagaagccgCCGGCGCAGAAACCGTTGCCGTCAGGGGCGGCGGAGAGCGGGGAGGAAGCTCAGGTGAGGTCGGTGACGCTTTCGGGGTTGCTAAACTTTACTGATGGGCTTTGGTCGTGTTGTGGGAGTGAGAGGATCTTCGTGTTCACGACGAACCATGCAGAGAGGCTTGACCCGGCGTTGTTGAGATCAGGGAGGATGGACATGCATATCTTTATGGGTTATTGTTCGTTTCCGGCGTTGAAGATTCTGGTAAAGAATTACTTGGGAGAgagagaagaggaggaggaagaggaggagagagTGTGGATGGAGTTGGAGGAGGTGATTGTGAAGGTGGAGATAACGCCGGCGGATGTGAGTGAGGTTTTGATAAAGAACCGGCGGCGAGGGAGGAGAGTGGCGTTGGAAGAGTTGGTGAAGGTAGTGAAGGGAAGAGTGGAGGAGAGGAAGGTGGTGGATGGTGGTGAGGAAGTGGTGGAAGAGGAGAAGAGGGCTTTGGAGAGTCCAAAGGACGATGGTGATGGTGGAACTGAAATGAACGTGGATGATGATGCCAAGGAAGGGAAAGAGTTGActgtttga